The Carnobacterium divergens nucleotide sequence ATTGCGGTTGTAAATCAAACAACAACGGCATACCACTTGCTTTTTCCAATAAATCAGGTCGAAGCCACGGTGTGTGAATCATTCGGTCTAGTTGACCTGCTTTTGGAGGATATTTTTTTAATGTAGTGATGACATTTTCAAAAGCTTGATCGCCTAAAATATGAATCGCTACAGGCAGTTCTGCTTTTCTTGCATCCTTTACCATAGTCTCGAAAACTTCGTCGGTTTGGACTTGTAAACCAAATTGAGTCGGTTCATTTGGATATGAATGGGACATCAACGCCGTTTTAGAACCGACTGTTCCATCATAGAAGATTTTCATTGCGCCTAATTCCACCCACGGATGATTGCTTAAAAAGGTTTCATTCGATTGATTGAAGTTCGCTAATTCAGCATTATGAATCAGTAAATGAGATCTAAATGGCAGTTGATTTTCTTGATTTCCAACAACATCAGTAAAGGTTTTAAACGTGCCTGTAAAGCCATTAAAGTAATGCAAATCTTCTGAATGTCCACCTGTTATTCCTTTTGACCATAAATCTTCAATTGCCAATTTTAAATAATTTTCCATTTCTGTGGGTGTTGCTAGTGGAAAGGCATCGATGGCTAAATTGGTCGCCTCGTCTTTTAAAATACCCGTTAGTTTGCCATCTGGTGTTAGGTCAATTTCACCGCCACCTTCAAATACTTGATGATTTTTTAACTGAATTTTTTTGATAAAAGGTGAATTAATGACTACATTATGATAGTCGATGCGTCTCACTAAAATAGGCTGTCGCGTTGAAATTTGATCTAAATCTTGATAAGTAAGTCCACGTCCATCGTCTTCCCACATGTTCTCATTGTAGCCTTCTACAAATAGCCATTCATCTGGCTTTAACGTCGCTACTTTGTCAGCTATCATTTTTAATGCTGCTGTTCTTGAGGTTTGTTGGTTTAAATTTAAGCGGGCTAAGCTTTGTCCGTACCATAATAAATGCAAGTGACTGTCCACCAAACCAGGTAGCACAGTTGCTCCTTTTAAATCGATTTCTTCTTTAATTAGCTCCCCATACTGCGCTTTTAATTGGGCTTCTGAACCCGTTGCTATAATTTCAGTTTCATTTGCTAGCACACTTTCGACGGTTGCTCCCTCGTTTTCCATTGTATAAAAAAGACCATTTGTCCATAATTTCATTTAAAACCCACCATTCTTTTTCGATTACTCATTTATTATAGTCCCATTATAATAAAAAACAAGTTCTAATTCCTTCATTTTAACTGACTTTATTGCTTCTTTTTGTTGTTCTTCCCCTTGTAAATACAATCAAAAAAGTGATTCAGCACCAACGGCTAAATCACTTTGTTCTTTCATTATTATAAGAAATCAGAAAATTCTTCTTCTTGCATTTTTTCCAAATTGTCTCCGATTTTGATTTCGCTAATCACAAGCCCTGCCATTGCGCGTTCAATTAGTCCTTCAACATCCAATCTTGCTTCAAAGCCTTGTGCTTTGTCTAGTTTTGGTTTTGTTTTTGGTGCTGGCGGAGCAAAAATAGTACAGCAATCCTCAAAGGGTTGAATCGACAAATCAAATGTATCGATTTTTTGGGCAATTTCAATGATTTCATTTTTATCCATTGAAACCACCGGACGGATAATTGGCGTATTGGTTACTTCATTGATAGCTACCATGCTTTGTAACGTTTGAGATGCTACTTGACCAAGAGACTCTCCATTAATAATCGCTAGACCTTTTTGTTGTGCTCGAATTTGATCGGTTAAACGCATCATCATTCTTCGGGTCACTGTCATTAAATAGCCTTCTGGTACTACTCGTTTAATTTCTTCTTGGATTTCAGTAAAAGGGACTTCAATAAACTGAATACTGCCAACATATGCTGTTAATTTAGCCGTTAAAT carries:
- a CDS encoding amidohydrolase, which translates into the protein MKLWTNGLFYTMENEGATVESVLANETEIIATGSEAQLKAQYGELIKEEIDLKGATVLPGLVDSHLHLLWYGQSLARLNLNQQTSRTAALKMIADKVATLKPDEWLFVEGYNENMWEDDGRGLTYQDLDQISTRQPILVRRIDYHNVVINSPFIKKIQLKNHQVFEGGGEIDLTPDGKLTGILKDEATNLAIDAFPLATPTEMENYLKLAIEDLWSKGITGGHSEDLHYFNGFTGTFKTFTDVVGNQENQLPFRSHLLIHNAELANFNQSNETFLSNHPWVELGAMKIFYDGTVGSKTALMSHSYPNEPTQFGLQVQTDEVFETMVKDARKAELPVAIHILGDQAFENVITTLKKYPPKAGQLDRMIHTPWLRPDLLEKASGMPLLFDLQPQFMSSDLPWALEVLGETHPPLAFAWKSIQKAGFATAGGSDAPVEIPNPFYGIHAAVTRTVSSDLDGKHYFPEEALSRFEAIRLYTVGSAKACYHETTRGMIKPGFVSDFTILKDNPFTISTKELRTIKVLKTVIANQIVFSTK